The genome window TCCCACATTTTGATCCAGAGCAGCTAGCTGTTCAAGGACAAGGATTTATCAATGGAGTGGAAGATATGTCCTATGCTTCAACAAGAAGTATAGGGGTTAAAGCTGGGATTACGTTTTAGAACTTGAACTTGAACTTGAATTTGAAAAAACTGTCAGTTCGAGTGCAGTCGAGAACGATTCTTGATTTTTTACTCACGTGGATAATTGAAAAGTTACAGATCGAGAAAGGCGCAAATAGATTCTGCATCAAGTGCGGAAAAACAATTTAAAAATAATATCATTTCGAGCGCAGTCGAGTACGTTTGTTCATCGGTAGGGAAAAGAAGCGATTAAAATATAAAAAATGAAAAACAAAATAAAATACAGCTTGCTACTTCTAGGTTTTATAAGCCTAATAATGGTTTCCTGCACCAATGATTTTGAAGAAATCAATACCAATCCTAATGCACCGGTTAGTGTACAACCCAGTCTTCTGTTGAGACAGGTGATCTATAATTATGGAGAAGAGATGTCTTATGAAGGTTTTGTAGCGGGTGGCTTATTAAGTCAGCACATGACCGCATTAGATTTTAACTTATTTGATAGACATGCGCTCAAAAGTCCGCAATTGGGTGGGAATCCGTGGCCTATTTTCTATAGAAATTTGAGAGATAATGAGATCATTATCAATCAATCTAGAGAAACACCCGCCTTTGCTGTTTATGAAGGTCCCGCGTTGATCTTTAAAGCCTATATGGCAGCTGGATTGACAGATATTTTTGGGGATGTGCCTTACTCCGAGGCATTCCGCGGACTAGACGGTATCGTAGAGCCTAAATACGATCTTCAAGAAGATATTTACGTACAACCAGGCGGAATTCTGGACAATCTGGATCAAGGAATCGCAGCAATTGAGAATTACAGCAGTTCCATTGCGCTCCAAGGAGATGTGTTATTCAATGGAGATCTCGATGCTTGGATACGATTTGCAAATAGTTTAAAGATTAAAGCATTGCTGCGCATCTCTGCAAAAGAGAATGTGAACGCACGTTTACAGACCTTGTATGACGATCAAAATTACATCAGCACCAATTCTCAAAATGCGGTATTTAATTTCTCCGATTCAGAGCCTAATAACTTCCGTATGGCGCGATTGAGAGCAGGAGATTTTAACAACTTTGTCATGAGTGAAACCATGGAAGAAGTATTGCAGGGATTAAATGACCAGCGTATCGAGGTGCTTTTTAGAGCTAGAGGAAACAATGGAAATGGTGAAGATTTCAACGGCCTATTAAACGGTATTGATGCTTCATCTACTTCCGTAACTCTAGCCGACTATTCTCTTGCAGGAACTATTTTTAGAGAAAATACAGGGGTATTAGACGCCAATTATATGACGGCATGGGAAACCAACTTCCTTCTCGCTGAAGCGGCAGAAAAAGGATTGATAACAGCTCCGGCACAAACGCTTTATGAAACAGGGGTGACACAAGCTTATGAATATTGGAATACGCCGTTACCAGCAAATTACTTAACCACAGTAGCTGCTTATAATGCAAATGCTAACGATCCTATAGAGCAAATCATTACTCAAAAATGGATTGCTAGTGTAATCAATGGTTATGAAGGATGGATCGAATACCGCCGTACTGGTTTTCCAGCTTTGAAAACTATATCAGCCAGTTTTAATAACGACTTGATTCCTGTAAGAATGCCTTACCCTGCAGAGGAAGCATCTCTTAATGCCGACAATTACAACGTTGCCGCAGCGGCTACAAATGATAATGATATCAATGTGCCGGTATGGTGGGATGAATAAATGAGTCGTGTCCCGATAGCCACTGGGATTGAGTTTTTTGAATATGGAATATGGAATATGAAATATCGAATATCGAAAATAAACTCGAAATGAAAAGCAGCTTCCCTTTGCGCTGCACTGAGCCTGTCGAATTGGGAAGGTAGGATGGGAAAACAGATCGGGAATCAATTTCAGGATGACAAAAACAGATGCTGCATCAAGTGCGGAAAAACAATTTAAAATAAATGTCAGTTCGAGCGCAGTCGAGAACCTTTGCTTATCGAGAAAGACACCAACAGATCGGGAATCAAGTTCAGGAGGACAAAAATAGATGCTGCATCAAGTGCGGAAAAACAATTTAAAATAAATGCCAGTTTGAGCGATAGTCGAAAACGATTATGTAACGAGAAAGATCAGCGATTTTTGATTTGTTTACTCAGATGGAAAATTTTGAATTTTGAATATCGATCAAGGAATAATGAATTTGAACTCGAACTCGAACTTGAAAAAAGGAGTAAAAAGCCTTCCCTTGAGGGAAGGGTGTTGGGATGTTGATGAGATGGAAAAAGCTATAAATAGATTCCGCATCGAGTGGGGAATGACAGAATAAATAACTAATAAACGATAATTGACAACTTGGAATTCCTAACCCAAATAGCAACCTTACAGTGGCTGCTCATTATCATCAGCAGTGTGGTATTTTTTATACTGGCACCTTATGCTAAAGATGTAGCGACCTTTTTTAAGGCGCAGCATAGAGGTAAGCAGCCTAGTATGTTCATGCTTACGGGCAGTTTGATCATCTCTTGGATATTTGCCAAAAGCATTACCAATGCGGCAAATCTAGGTTTGGAGTTTGGTCTGGTAGGTGGAGTGGCTTATGCAGGTTATTATTTGTCCTTTGTGGTTGCTGGAATTATTATTTATCAGCTGCGTACTCAAGGCGGTTATACCAGCATCCATCATTTTTTAACCGACAAATACGGAAGAAGAGCCGTTGGTTTGTTCTCTATTTTGATCAGTTTTAGATTGTTCAATGAAGTCTGGTCCAATACGATGGTGATCGGAACCTATTTTGGCGAAATGGGAAGTACCGCTTATTACGCCGCTATTGTTGTTTTTACATTAATGACACTTGCCTATACGTTAAAAGGAGGTTTAAGCAGTTCTATTTTTACCGACCTCATTCAAATGGTACTGTTTTCTATTTTATTGGTCATCATTCTAGCCGTCATCTTTGCAGAGCCTGAAGTGCATGTAGGCGAAATGATTACCTCTGGAACTTGGTCTATGGAATTGGGCTTGAATTTGTTTTTTGCTGCTATTTTACAAAGTTTTAGTTACCCTTTTCACGATCCAGTATTGACTGACCGAGGCTTTATCACAAGTCCTAAAGTTACTCGTAAGAGCTTTCTTTGGGCAGCTGTTTTAGGAGGTATTTGTATCGTACTTTTTAGTCTGGTAGGTGTCTATGCACAACAAGCAGGATTAAAAGGGCAAGCCGCTGTTGCCGTAGCTAAGAAACTAGGCGTTGTCTTATTATTGATCATTAACTTTATAATGATTACCAGCGCAGCAAGTACGCTAGACAGTACGTTTTCTAGTTTTTCAAAATTACTGACCATAGATTTAAGACTGGGAAAAACAGTCTCTTTTGGCAGAATAATGATGGTACTCGTTGCTGTTTTGGGTACCATCCCCGTATTCTTAAATGCCGAGATCTTAAGCGCTACCACTATAAGTGGTACTATGGTGATAGGACTCACTCCCGTATTTATTTTATGGAAAATGAAAGTGCCACAAATCAGTTATTTTTTGTCCGTATTTTGCGGACTCATTTTTGGCGGATTGCTCATTTTTGAATGCTTTCCAAACAGTCTTCTATTTACCACAGGAAAATATGCATCACTTTTATGGATCAATGTTTACGGGATACTTATGAGTTTCCTCTTATACTTAATACCCACATGGATAAAAAAATTATAGATTTAGGTAAAAAATCAGGCAAAATGCTCCTTTTTGGTGGTGTTTACAGCAATTTACAGGCCCTTTCCAGCCTGACACAAATGGCACAAGAATACCATATTCCACCAGAAAACTGTATTTGTACGGGGGATATCATCGGTTATTGTGGGCAGCCGCAAGAAACTTTAGATAAGTTTAAAGACTGGGGAGCACACAGTATTTTAGGAAATGTAGAAATCCAATTGCGAGATGATGAAGAAGACTGTGGTTGTGATTTTACGGAAGGATCTCGTTGTGATGGATTTAGTGAGATTTGGTACGCTTTCGCGAAAGCGAACCTACACTCCAATACCAGAGATTTTTTCAAGTCCCTACCAGATCATATTAGATTTGATTATGCGGGCAAGAAAATAGGAGTCGTACACGGAAGCTACGATCAGGTTTCCCAATTTGTATTTAAATCTACCGATTGGCAGGAAAAACAAGCCAGTCTAGCTGCTTTACAAGCTGAGGTAATCATCGCAGGACATTGTGGTTTGCCATTCGTAGATCAACAAGAAGATCAACTCTGGCTCAATGCAGGAGTGATAGGCATGCCGGCAAATGATGGAAACAGCGAGACTTGGGCGATGCTTATAGATGATGCTAACGGCTTTGAATACAAGCACATTCAATTGTCCTACGATTACCTAACTGCTATAGAAGAAATGAAGAAAAATCACCTTCCACAAGAATATGCACAGACCTTAGAAACTGGGATTTGGGATAACATGGAGATTTTGCCAGAAGAGGAGCGATTGCTTCAAGGGAAAAAATTTTATCTCTAAATAGACCTTCCTCAGATACAATTCACTGTTAAATGCTAACAGAATAAGGTTTTAGATCAAATTTGCATAGCATATAAAAGCAATTTAAATCTTAATTTAGGCTTACTTCTTACGCAAATGAATATTAAAACTAATCCCTATATAATCACCACTTAAGGTAGTGTCGCTTTCAGATCTTTCTGATACTGCAAGGTTATCCACCACATACTGTCCTTCATAATATCTAATTAATGAATTTTGATAAATAAAGTTCAATTGATATAAAGCTGGCTCAGTCATATAATAAATACCAGGTGAAATAATGAGGTTAGGTAAAATCCATGATTGTGTGATATTTTCTGCTCTTATGCCGAAAACTACTCTTTTATCTTCTAGTGATGTCACAAAGTTTGCTGAAGTAGTATCAGCACTTCCTGGTTGAATCAACGCCAGCATTAAACCGCTTTCTATATTAAAATATAAATTAGTGTCCAACTGTTTTTTAAACTGCACTAATAAAGGAATATGAAAATTAAATCTAGAGACTCTATAGAGATCTCTTCGTTGAGGTTGAAAAAATGCATCTTCATTTCTTAATAACAAAGTTGTTTTGTAAACTGGCGTGGACTGGTAATAGATTCCTATTTTGTAAGAAATAGCATATTCTGCTCTTAAAAGTTTTGTAAAGCCCACACTAAAACCATTTTGAGCTTCGTGATCTAGTACATAAGGTCCAGTAGGGTTCACGTTTTTAGTCGCGTCGTAAGTCATGAAACCCAAATGATAGCCCCATTTTTTGTACTCTCCAAATTCAGGATATGCTGGCTCTAGCAAATCTTGTGAAGTTGAGAACAACGATGATAATAAAACTGCAAGCAAAATGCTTGCAGTTTTGAAATTTATATTTAACGATATGTTGGTTACCATTGTAAAGAATATGTAGGATGAGGTGCAGTATAATGCCTGTGTTCCCCTTTTATTCCAGTTAAATTAGGAGCGTAAACTAAACCTCCACCCCAAACGGTGGTTTTAATATCACGACGTCTTTTCTTTTTATAAGTATTGTGTGCTTTTGATCTGTTCACTGGATCGCTACCACAACTAGTGCTGTATAAGGTAGATACAATATTTACACTCATATGTGTGCGTCGTTCTCTCATTCTACCTCTTCTATGTTTGTAACTAATGGACATTTTTTCTTGTTTAGAATAAAGAGGAAAGCTTCTAATTTTTGCTACAAGATCTACTCTGCGATCGCTACTAATATTATCTGATATTTTAGAAGCTTTCCAAAATCTACAATCTAATGCCTTTGAAACATTTACAGTTACACCTTCTTTATCTTTTAAAGCATCTAGATTATTTTGAGCTAGTAAGCTTAAGTTTTACACATAGTCTTGTGAAAAAGATACATATCCATCATCCATAGTTTGAAAAGTCTCGTTTCCTATAGCTACTTGCTGTCTATTATTGATTAAGGAAAGTTCTGATCCAGACCATGCAAATGCAGCATAAGGGCTAGTTCCTTCAAGATTTCCTTCCATGTAAGCCTCATTCATTGCATTAAATGGGATTCTTAATGGATTTTGAATTCAAGACTGTTCTCAAAGTTGATTTGTGGTACCTGATCATTATAGCCACTTGTAAACTCAAATTCATCTAACTCTTCTTCTCCTAAGCTCTCATTTGCAGCCAAAAAAGCGTCGTCATATATTTCTAATTCTTCACTCAGTTGGTTTGCGGTACTATCAAAATGCTCCCAAGAGGCAAATTTCAACATCGTAATTACTTCGGTTTGATTTTGAGCTCCTTGAATTGTGAAAGAAATCAAATCAGGTGTATTCGATACAGAAGAACTTTTGTTTTCTGCAGTAGTTGTGATTTCGTCTTCTACTTCACAGTTAGTTAGAGAAAATGAATAAGAGAGAACTGCACACATAGCAGTCATTCTCAAAAAGTTGTATTTCACCTAGTTGTTTTTAGTTTAATATAAATCTATTTCAAACTTTCTTATAAAAATTTTATTGAGGTGTAATTTTATGAATTTTTATTATTGTAATTTTAATTACAAAGTTCTATAGAATAAAATTTAATCAATCACCTAATTCACATGATCCCTTCTTGGTTTTATAAATTCCTTATCGCCATGTGCGTTATCAGTCTTTGCATCATAGGTTATAAAATAGCCGATGGCGAGCAGGACCGGAGTTTTATATGGTTTGGTTTTTTGTTTTTAATGGCCATTTGGTATGCCTTAAGGCAATTGCGATCAAAAGATTAAATACCTAGAAATTTATTAACGTGCATTCCTGAAAACAGTTCGTTTAAATCCATTATTTTCACACCATGGCAATCTTTAAACGCGATCCCTGGATTCTTGATGTTTACCGCACCTATAGTGGTGGAAATCACCTGTACCTGCGTGGTCGTGCCTTAGAAGACCAGCCGCTAAAGCATTATGAGCAGCAAACACTTTATCAAACACTGCGCAATACCTGGCGTACTTTTGCTACCGACGAGATTAGAAATGCACAAGTACGACTCACGCTTTCGAACGGGAAATTATTTGAGGTAAAAGCAGATCATGAAGGTTATTTTCTCTTTGATATCAAAACCGATTTCAATTTGCACGAGCTCACTGATAAGGAAGGATACTTGCTTATTAGCGTCGGTTTTGATGAGGATAATGCCGCTTTCGCGAAAGCGAAACAACAAAAGCGTCTCAAATTCAATAAGTTTACCGGTGAGACTTTAGTGCCGCCAAAGGATGCTGCTTATGGAGTCATAAGCGATATAGACGATACGATCATGCACACGGGGGTGACTAGTTTTTTAAAAATGCGAGTGGCTTTTAACACTTTTTTTAAAAATTACGATCGCAGGTTGCCCTTAATAGGAGCTGCTAGTTTTTACCAGTTATTGCACCGAGGCCCGTCTTCTGAAGATCAAAACCCCATGTTCTATTTGAGTAATAGTCCTTGGAATTTATATAAATATTTAGAGAAGTTTCTAGATTTTCATGGGTTTCCTAAGGGGCCTATTTTGCTCCGAGATTTTCCTACTCCATGGGATCGAACGCCAAAATTAAAAAGATCACATAAGGAAAACGAACTGGTCAATATCCTTAAGCATTACCCACATATGAGTTTTATACTTATAGGTGACAGTGGCGAGCACGATGTGGATTATTACAAAGTCGTAGCTCAACGATTCCCGGACCGTATCATGGCTATTTATTTAAGATCTGTAGACCACAAAAAGAAAATGCAACGAGTAAAATCTATTGCAGACAGTTTTACTATTTGCCCGATGTTGTTAATTAAGGAGTCCAAAGAAGCGGTCGCACATGCCAGAGAGAATGGTTGGATAGTTTAAAGAACTCGAACTCGAACTCGAACTTGAACTTGAATTTGAACTCGAACTCGAACTTGAAAGCTCCTTCCTTTTAGGGAAGGTTGGGATGGGTGTTGCAGTAATTATAAGGTGGAGAAAGCTATAAACAGATTCCGCATCAAGTGCGGAATGACAATTGAATAAAAGTAGCTTCCACCCTTTAAGGTTTGGGGAAGAAGCATAAAATCAAAAATCAAAAATCTTCAAACGTTAATCTTCAATCATTTACCCCAATACCCCTTTCTGCTTATTATAAAAAGCATCGGCTTGTTTTTTTAGGAGCTCTCTAGCTATTTTTTTCTTATAGGCGTACAGTTCGTCCTCGTCTGCGATGTCCTTGTAGATCCGGTTGTTTAATTCTTTATCGGTTTGTACGAGTACAGTCTGCTGCTGTTTTTGCTGGGTGACCCAAGATAGAACCAGGCCTTCTCTCTCTGCAAATTTGTAGTCGTATTCTCCTTTGGGTGATAATAATTTGGCAATTATAGGTGAGGTTTCAATAGCTAGAAACAATAAGAAGATGAAGAAAGAGGTAATAAAAGGCAATTTATTCAAGGCCTCGATACGTGCCATCAATCCGTCAAAGTTTTCTATAATTGGTTGTGAAGCTGCTAGCTGCTCTGTTTTAAGGGTATTTAAGTCGGCTAATTGTAATTCTATGGCTGCTATTTTCTCCGCATTTGTTGTTTTCAATTCCTTAAGATCGGCTAGTGCGGCGTCGTGTTTTTCTCGTTTCTCTTTATAGACAGGTCCTTTGCCCAGCTTGTTTGTTCCAGAGGTTCCTTCGGCTTCTGTGATGTAAGTGGAGTAGAGTGCTTCTACTTCTACTTCTTTTGTGGTGATTTCAGATTTTAATTCTTGTATCGCTTTCGCGAAAGCGGACACCTCAACAGCAAATAACGCCCCAACTTGCTCTTGATTATTTAAAGTCATCGCTAGTTTCTCCTCCAGTAAAACTTGATTAATTTCTTTCTCAAAAATCTTTAGCTCCAAGGGTTTTGAAATGACAACAGCGATGATAATTGCCAAAACAATACGAGGAGCAGCTTGCCATAACTCGTTGATTTTACGATCACTTTTCTTGAGTGTAGAAACAATATAGCGATCCAGATTAAAGATCAATAAACCCCAGACGAGGCCCAAAGCACTCGCGATCCAGTAGCTATCAAAAACGGTAAATAAGGCATAACTCGCGGCAATAAACGCCATTAGCGCCGTAAAGAATACCGTTGCGCCTATACCGGCATATTTATTACGCTCGCCAGCGCTGCACTGGTCTAGCAATGGAGTATCAGCGCCGCTACAAAAGATGAAAAAGGATTGCATAAGGAGTTGTATATAATTAGGGGTAATTTAATAACGCCTTTTATGCAGAATTGTTACAATCCTTGAACCAGAACATCAAATACCATCACTGATTCTATAAATAATGGTTCTTTTATTTTTCAAGATATTTTTGAAATTGTTGAAGCGATGGGTTAGTGTATGCCCAAGAATGTGGCTGCATGTTAATGGTCTTACCTTCTAGAGTGGAACCCATTGATAAAAATGTGTTACTAGCATCTAATTTCAAAGCTTCTTCATAATCTTTTGTGTAGCCGCCAACATAAAAAACGGCAAAAGTACCATTTTTCATACCTTCTATAATTTCAGGTTGTTTTATAAGTTCCCTATATTTTTGTTCTCCTTGCCACCATATTACACTAAAGCCTACTGCAAGATTTTTATATGCTGTCTCATTCAATAGTTGACCCTTGTTATCAAATATTTTGATTTGGTTCAAATCGCTAGAATCATACGTATAATTAGCTCCTTTTCTTTCAAAAGCTCCTTTACGGACAGTTGCGTCTACAGTAACGACTTTCCAACTTGTTTCATTTATAGCTACAAATGTGGTAGGTGTTTCTTTAGGGCCGTTTTTTGCCATAACTTCAGCAATATCTCGAATTTCCAGGAGAGTCATTTTCTTTCCAATATGATCACTAAAATTTAACGTGTTTTGAGCACCTTCTGTATAAGTCATATTTGCAGATTCATTGTCAACTAAGTATTTTTGAATAGCTGTTAGAGTTGCACTTTTACCGTTGAGCTGATAGTTTGGTTTTTTATTTAGATTAAAGCTTGCCATTAGAATCGATTTACGATAGTAAAAATCTTCGCTGTCAGGCTCATTTGTAACTTGTACGTCTGAATTTGAAGTAGCATGTTCTTTTTCTGAAGTTCGTAAGGCACCTAACTTATCATCTTTAAATAATTGACTATAGATCTCCTGAAGTTGCTCATTACTTATACTTTCCTTTTTAGAAGTGAAATGAAGTGATTTTGAGCTGTCATTATTATCTTTTATGGAGATTCCAGCGTCTGGATTGTCGTGTAATAAATAATGAATCTCGCTTTTTGTTACTTGCTCGTTATCGATATAGAATTTAGTAGGTTTTTCTTGCATTTCTGCGACAGAGACGATCTGTTTTTTCATTTGATAGAGCTTGTTGTCCTTATTTTTATCGGGATTTATGAGCGTCGGAGAAAAGGATGCGATCGCGCCACTTTCTAATTTCATAGATCCAATTTGAGGCATTTTCTTCCTCTTTTCTGCAGTCATAGTGATTTTTATTGCAGACTTACCGTTTTCATCAACATCGATTATCACACCTTTTTCCCCAGTATTTTTTATAGTTTGTACGGCTTCTGTTTTCGTAACTTCATAATCGTTTATAAAATATTTTAACTCTTCTTTACTGTTTTCTATAAGTTCTAGGGTAGGAGAGTTAGTGTTATCTTGGTTTTGCCCTTTTTTAGGAAACATGGTGAATACATCTATGTTTTGAGCATTTATATCAAAATCTTTAAGAAGATTACCTTGTTGATCAAAGTACAGCATTTTGTCATTATCAAGCGTTTTGAAATAATAATCAGTTCCATCTTCTGTTTTTATGGAGCCTGACATTTCAGATTTTATGGTCTCATTGAATTTAGAATCTGCAGTCGTATCTTGATATTCGGTTTTCTCTTTTCCACAACTTATAACAAGTAAAGCGATAACAGGAATAAGCGCTAGACTTCTAAAGACCAAACTGGTATTTGAGGTATGTGTTTTCATAATATGAAATCTTTTTTTAATTATTGGAAAAGTAAATGTGTTGGCCATCGCCTGTTGGTAGTTAGTCGTGGCGTGATCTAATAATGTTTGTTGGTAGTCTGATGTAGAAACTCCTTGATTTAAAACAGTTTGATCTGCTAGGAATTCATGATTCAATTTAATGGAATACCTTATGATGTATAATAATGGATTGAACCACAGTAGCACGATAAGCAATTCAATAAACAAAATATCTAGAGAATGTTTTTGATCTAAATGGGCTTTTTCATGTTCTAATACGACAAGAGGTATTTGATTAGATTCATACTCTTCTTTAGATAAGAAAATGCGTTTTAAAAATGAATGTGGTATGGTAAAACTGTTGCGCAAAACAAGTTCGTAAGTTTTATAGGAACTAAGTTGATCATCTTTCAAGATTCTAAAAGAGTACATGTTTTTAACAAATCTCCATAACATAACCGAAAAACCTATACAGTAAATCAGCAACCATACGTAAAACCAATTAACAGTAAACTCTGGCTCTTGAATGATTTCTTGAGCTATAGAAATACCACTATTGTTGCTATAAGAATTTGTAAAAGGAAATTCTTGGACAGGAATAACTAGTGTTTCTACCACTATAAAAGGGATAGTAATGGATAGGATAATACTTCCTATCAAATAATACCTTTTAAACAGATGCCAAGAAGTATTTTCTAAGGCTATTTTATAAAATAACCATAGCGCAAAAAGACAAGCAGTCGAGTTGATTAAGAAGTGTTCCATGAGGTGTTTTTAGTCTGTGGGATGCATTGGAATTAACAGCCGCGTTTTTTAATTTCTTCTGGACCTACGATCACATTATAGGTGTTGATCATCATAGCATCTTTGTTAATTATAGTATCTAAATAAACATTCCAATGCTCATTTTTTGCTACTATTAATAAGGCTTTTTCATAGTTTTTGATATAACCATCTACATCATAAATATATTTTTATTTGTTGATGTTGATGACATCAATGGGGTCACCTACAAAATTAGTTTTAATAGGATTCATTGTATCGGCACTTCCTTTCGGAGCATCTGCTAAAGTTTTCTCTACATCTTTCTATGTTCCCCTTAGTACGCCTACTCTAGTGTACATTTTCAAAGAATTTACTCCATTCACCGGCATGATTTGAACACCTTTATTTCCATTTTTTTTGAGAAATGACTTTGCTTTTTCTGCAGTTACCTTTTCATCATCAATGTAGTAATTGATGTGATCACCAGCGTTTTCAATATAATCTAAAGGACTCGCTGGCGGCGGCGGTGGCGGGATTTGCCCAGCCTTAACATCATTCCCTTTTCCTAAATACGGCCACGGTTCATTATTGGCTTGTTGCACTTCATTCATGGAGTAATACAACATTTGCATGCGTAAAGTTTTATCTTTTAAAACTATGAGTTGGTTATCTAACTTCATTTTTTGTTGATGCAAAATTGCAAGCTGGTTGTATTCTTTTATATCTTCTGTAGAGATTTCTGCAATAACTTCAATAATTTCGACTATTTCTGCTATTCTAACTTCATAACCTTGGCTTTCAAAGTCTTGAAGCTCTCCAGCCTCGTTAAAGATATCGATTTGATCTCCTTTGATTTGATAAAAATGCGGTTTTCCATTAATAGTAATACTCAAATCAGGATCATTGGGGTCAACCACAATTAATTTTTGATTTGTATCATTTGAATCGTCTTCTATGATAATGATTTCTTCTATTTCTATAAATTCGGTTTCTTCCTTTCCACAACTTATAACAAGTAAAGCGATAACAGGAATAAGCGCTAGACTTCTAAAGACCAGGCTGGTATTTGAGGTACGTGTTTTCATAATGGTAAATCTTTTTTTAATAATGGGAAAATTAAAGGTGTTGGCTAATGCTCGGTTTTGACTGTTGGACGAATAGGCGAGTAGTGTTTCTTGGTAGGTTTTGGTGTCTACACCGTTCGCTAGCACCGCTTGATCGGCTAGGAATTCGTGGTTGAGTTTGATGGAATATTTAATAAGGTACAGCAGCGGATTAAACCACATGAGAATCAATAGAACTTCAATAGCTAGAATATCCAAACTGTGCTTTTGATCCAGATGCGCTTTCTCGTGCTGCAATACAGAGTCTGGAATGGCGCCAGATTTAAAATCGGTTATTGAGGCATAAATTCTAGTGAGAAACGAGTGCGGGACTTCGATTAATTTTCTTAATACTAACGTGTAGGCTTCATAACCACGGATCTCATCGGTAGATTTGATTCTCAGTGCATAGAGGTTTTTAATAAAGCGAAATGCCATGATTAAAACGCCTATCACATAAACTAACAGTAAAACGCTGCTCCAGTCGAATTCAAAACCAGTGGTGGCGGTAGTAGTTTCCATAACTTCCAATTCTGGAAAAACCAAAGGCGTAGATTGTGGCAACGGAATGGTAACCGTCCGAACCACTAAAAACGGAATCACTGCAGAAATCACCAAAGAACCCAGTAAGTAGAATCGTTTGAAACGATGCCAACTCACATTTTCCAAAAGCAACTTATACACCAGCCATAAGCTGAATAGACAAATTGAGAAGTTGAGGATGAAGTGTTGCATTTCACTAATTATATTAGGTTCATTTTTTTAATTACTGCTTTCTTAAAAGCCCAGTCGATTGTCAGCAGCTAATTAAAGCCCTTCGCCATAGAAGTACGTGCTGCGCACACCGTTTTTTTCCTTAGGATAAACAGCTATGTTTTTCCAGTCTGCCGGCTTTAGTTTTGCGAGGTTGTCCAGTTGTGCTGGTGTCGCTATTTTATCGTTGATGTAAATCTTTAAAGTACCGTCGGTAATCTGTTTAGCTTGAGTTGGACTGTTCGCTGG of Nonlabens sp. Ci31 contains these proteins:
- a CDS encoding DUF4407 domain-containing protein, translating into MQSFFIFCSGADTPLLDQCSAGERNKYAGIGATVFFTALMAFIAASYALFTVFDSYWIASALGLVWGLLIFNLDRYIVSTLKKSDRKINELWQAAPRIVLAIIIAVVISKPLELKIFEKEINQVLLEEKLAMTLNNQEQVGALFAVEVSAFAKAIQELKSEITTKEVEVEALYSTYITEAEGTSGTNKLGKGPVYKEKREKHDAALADLKELKTTNAEKIAAIELQLADLNTLKTEQLAASQPIIENFDGLMARIEALNKLPFITSFFIFLLFLAIETSPIIAKLLSPKGEYDYKFAEREGLVLSWVTQQKQQQTVLVQTDKELNNRIYKDIADEDELYAYKKKIARELLKKQADAFYNKQKGVLG
- a CDS encoding SusD/RagB family nutrient-binding outer membrane lipoprotein; this translates as MKNKIKYSLLLLGFISLIMVSCTNDFEEINTNPNAPVSVQPSLLLRQVIYNYGEEMSYEGFVAGGLLSQHMTALDFNLFDRHALKSPQLGGNPWPIFYRNLRDNEIIINQSRETPAFAVYEGPALIFKAYMAAGLTDIFGDVPYSEAFRGLDGIVEPKYDLQEDIYVQPGGILDNLDQGIAAIENYSSSIALQGDVLFNGDLDAWIRFANSLKIKALLRISAKENVNARLQTLYDDQNYISTNSQNAVFNFSDSEPNNFRMARLRAGDFNNFVMSETMEEVLQGLNDQRIEVLFRARGNNGNGEDFNGLLNGIDASSTSVTLADYSLAGTIFRENTGVLDANYMTAWETNFLLAEAAEKGLITAPAQTLYETGVTQAYEYWNTPLPANYLTTVAAYNANANDPIEQIITQKWIASVINGYEGWIEYRRTGFPALKTISASFNNDLIPVRMPYPAEEASLNADNYNVAAAATNDNDINVPVWWDE
- a CDS encoding sodium:solute symporter family transporter, with translation MEFLTQIATLQWLLIIISSVVFFILAPYAKDVATFFKAQHRGKQPSMFMLTGSLIISWIFAKSITNAANLGLEFGLVGGVAYAGYYLSFVVAGIIIYQLRTQGGYTSIHHFLTDKYGRRAVGLFSILISFRLFNEVWSNTMVIGTYFGEMGSTAYYAAIVVFTLMTLAYTLKGGLSSSIFTDLIQMVLFSILLVIILAVIFAEPEVHVGEMITSGTWSMELGLNLFFAAILQSFSYPFHDPVLTDRGFITSPKVTRKSFLWAAVLGGICIVLFSLVGVYAQQAGLKGQAAVAVAKKLGVVLLLIINFIMITSAASTLDSTFSSFSKLLTIDLRLGKTVSFGRIMMVLVAVLGTIPVFLNAEILSATTISGTMVIGLTPVFILWKMKVPQISYFLSVFCGLIFGGLLIFECFPNSLLFTTGKYASLLWINVYGILMSFLLYLIPTWIKKL
- a CDS encoding metallophosphoesterase family protein codes for the protein MDKKIIDLGKKSGKMLLFGGVYSNLQALSSLTQMAQEYHIPPENCICTGDIIGYCGQPQETLDKFKDWGAHSILGNVEIQLRDDEEDCGCDFTEGSRCDGFSEIWYAFAKANLHSNTRDFFKSLPDHIRFDYAGKKIGVVHGSYDQVSQFVFKSTDWQEKQASLAALQAEVIIAGHCGLPFVDQQEDQLWLNAGVIGMPANDGNSETWAMLIDDANGFEYKHIQLSYDYLTAIEEMKKNHLPQEYAQTLETGIWDNMEILPEEERLLQGKKFYL
- a CDS encoding App1 family protein, with protein sequence MAIFKRDPWILDVYRTYSGGNHLYLRGRALEDQPLKHYEQQTLYQTLRNTWRTFATDEIRNAQVRLTLSNGKLFEVKADHEGYFLFDIKTDFNLHELTDKEGYLLISVGFDEDNAAFAKAKQQKRLKFNKFTGETLVPPKDAAYGVISDIDDTIMHTGVTSFLKMRVAFNTFFKNYDRRLPLIGAASFYQLLHRGPSSEDQNPMFYLSNSPWNLYKYLEKFLDFHGFPKGPILLRDFPTPWDRTPKLKRSHKENELVNILKHYPHMSFILIGDSGEHDVDYYKVVAQRFPDRIMAIYLRSVDHKKKMQRVKSIADSFTICPMLLIKESKEAVAHARENGWIV